From the genome of Solanum lycopersicum chromosome 7, SLM_r2.1:
gAGACACTAGATTTattgatgctcacatgatctatgtcagttaaagttaaagttcccaatgaatgaatgagtccagcctcaaatgaagcatataaagaaatgaaagataccgaaggtgttaggattgGATAATAAAGCGGTGAGCTATACTCACGTAATGACATTGAGTTATtactgatcattgcacaacaaacccgatgaaagtcttaaactacatcctaggtatagttggtgttcgcactggtctatgaatgaaataaaatgaagtacgtatgaatggaTGAAGCAGActatgtgtttgctaatgaagactccctagttgaggtcctatatgttgagccctcattttggaaaatcttaatgtcaagtccatgattccaaggtctcatggcatatgaatgaatgatatgaaagaagctatgtgttatatgttatgtgcaatGATATGGgttatatgaagatgttatgtgttgtgtgaaataagatatttataatgatgcatgttactctcatggcatgaccttcctaattcaattttgaaagttCACTAATTTTCCAAATCCCAATTgggcaagtctactgacttaacttccaaaaatcatgtcgttaggaaagagttattatttctcatgcatgtccttggtgtgtgcatGCATaaattcatacttagtacaggtgtgtactaaccccatacatCTGTACTATTTTAGGTGCTGGCATAGGTGGGCGATAGAGCAACAGGATcattgttgcagctatccgtcCATCAGCATTCATCTGTAGTTTgataggtcctcatgctttcgaggagtCTActattttacattctagcgttgTTTTAGAGTTGAACTAGTGgatcatgttccactagcgttccTTTCCTGATTAaattcagactttgtattggttccattttggtaattatacaattaagacttcatgaactatttctttcagttgcttatctcattaatgttagatggttgatgatgaacgattatgaaatattacgaatgtttagcaagtatgtttaaagaatcaaaagtttcaaattttctgctaaaattaacctacgtaaagtaaggatgacgtaagtaggcttgtttgcaacctctgagaggtcaacaacaccggtctcgtctggggtcttgATTCccgtcgtgacaaagttggtatcagagaacTACTTTAAATTATGAGAATAATgggttcacatcaaccacattgagtgtTTTCTAAGTCAGGATAGTGAATTGCACCACTATCCTTTATTAGAGACGGCATGATGCATatgaaaaatttcccttcttctgacCTTATCGTGCTTTTTCTAATGTCTGAGTTCTTGCTTTTATGAGCGTGTCaacatcaatccttgttgttttcagagaatgaacaATTGGAGAACTAAGGGTCAGATGAGGGGAGGAGCAGTTGCTAGGGGTAATCATAATCCATCCTAGGCTCCAGGTGAAGGAGTGGCCTTGCCAGTTAACCAGTTGAGTTGACTGATGCTGAGGTAAGGGCATCACTAGCTCAGATGGCATGGGTCATTACGATGCAGGCTCAGTCTATGACCGCTAAAGTCAACCGGTAGGATGTTTAGAGGGAAAATCCACCGGTTTGTAGCATGGCTGACAGGCTacgagacttcacgaggatgaaccCTCCCATTTTCACTGGGTCTAAGACATCGGAGGATCCTCAAGAGTTTGTGGATGAAGTACATATGATTCTGGTGGCTATGGGGGCCACAGACACCGATAAGGCTGAGTTGGCTTCCTAtcagctcaaggatgttgcacagacttggtgaaAGATGTGGCAATATAGTCGTGTCTTAGGTGGAGTGCCACTCACATGGGAGATGTTCAACACAACATTTATAAAAAGACTCTGCCATAGAGCAATGAGGGAGGGAAAGTTtgaagagttcatcaaccttaaacaagGCTCTATGacagtcagggagtattccctgaagtttgttaaGATATAAAGGTATGTTACTTTCCCTAGTATTTAATAGCATAAATAGGGAGAATACTGAGCTTTGTTGATAtcatccaggtatgctacttcccTGGTTTCTAACAGCAAGGATGAGATGAGCAAGTTCCTCATAGGAATCAATAGAGACCTAGAGGAAGAGTGTCGATCTACAATGCTCCATTATAATATGGATCTTTCtaggttgatggtgcatgtctAGCACGTAGAGGACAGCCGCCGAAAGAGAGGTGTTCGTGATGTTAGGAGGTCTAGGCCTCAGGATCAAGCAGGTCCCAGTTATGGAGGCCACAGAAATAACTTTGGCATCCGTGAGCAGCCAAGGTTCAAAAAGGGGCAATAAAGTTTTGGGAATTCAAATCCTCAGACGGGTGCTACACCTAGAGGAGGCAAACCTGAGCCCAAGAAGGGCAATGGAGGTGATATGCAGCGTCCTAAGAAAAATTGTGCTAAGTGTTGACGAACTCAAAGTGGAGAGTGCAGACAGGGCACAAATGCCTGCATCAattgtggtaagagtggacaTATGGTCAGAGACTGTCCACAGAATAGAGATCAGGATGGAGGTAATGCTCAACCTAGGCCTAATCCACAGGGTGCAGAAGCAGCTGAGCCTCCCAAGAGGAACAAATTCTATGCCCTAAAGGACagggaggagaaggagaagtcTGGTGATGTGGTtacaggtatgctgcaagtattctaaacttttttttatgctttacttgatctaAGGTCTgcgctttcctttgtaactcctctgCTTTCCCTTACTTTTGAAGTATTACttgaagttctgcatgatcctatagtggtaaCTACGCCTTTAgaagaaaatgtaaaaattgaTAGCGTATACAAtaattgcccaatagttgtaaGTGGTAAGCCTATGTGTGCAAATTTaattgagttacccatgcaagattttgatattattcttggcatggactggcttcagAGTTGTTATGCTTGCTTGGATTCTCGTAGTAGTGTGGTGAAATTTAGcttccctaatgaagaagagttagTCGGGGAGGGGTACAATACGAGTTGTCCCAATCtcttgatttcaaatcttaaggccaacaaaatgatgtccaaggggttacTATGTCATATTGTGAGTGGTAATGATTAAGATCATtacattccttccatagactcagtgtcatagtgaatgagttcctagatgtgtttccttAAGATTTGTCTGGAGTCCCTCCccttcgagagattgactttggtatcgacttagaactCGATACCAAACCaatctcaattcctccttatctaATGGCTCTAGaagaactcaaagagttgaagttgtagttaaaagatctcactgataatggtctcattcagccgagcatatccccttggggtgctccattgttgtttgtaaagaagaaagatgggacccttagaatgtgtatcgattatcggcaactcaacaaagtcactatcaaaaAAAAGTATCCATTCCCCAGAATAAATGATTTGTTCTATTAGATTCAAGGatctagtttcttctctaagattgatcttcgttcaagGTATCATCAGCTTAGGATTAGGGATGGAGATACCTCAAAGACAGCCTTTTGTACCCGCTATGGTCACTATGACTTTctagtcatgtcatttggtctcacgaatgcacctgctgcatttatggatctcattaACGGGGTCTTccatgaataccttgactctttcgtcattgtattcattgatgacattgtcatctactctaagacaaAAGAAGAGCATGAACATCATTTGATACTAACCTTGCAAGTACTTAGACGacatcaattgtatgcaaaattcagcaagtgtgaattcttgctaagatcagtgaccttcctgggtcatgttgtgtccgatcaaggTGTATAGATGGACCCCAGGAAGACTGAAGTTGTTAAGAACTAGACAAAGCCCCTTACTCCCACAGACATTCGTAGCTTTTAGGAATTGGCTGGTTACCATCGCAGGTTTCtggagggattttcttccattgcatCCTCGTTGACagctttgactaagaagaaaGTCAAGTTTGAATGGATGGAAACTTGTGCAAAGAGTTTTCAAGAGCTCAAGGACAAACTCACTTCAGTCCCGGTGCTTACTCTacctaagtgtggtgagaattatatggttttattgtgatgcatctagggttggtttatTATGTTCTCATATTGGCTGGTAAGGGGATAGCCTATGAttccagacagctcaaggttcataagaagaattatcctactcatgacctggagttggcagttgtggtgtttgcactgaatgtatggaggcattatctgtaAGTGTCTCTAGTACATGTTCACACAgaaggagttgaatctacgtcagcggagatggttggagctgttgaaggattatgacatgactGTGCCCTACCATCCAgttaaggctaatgttgtagctaatgctttgagcaggatgaTCATAGGAACTACaacccacgttgaggatgagaagaaggagctgGTGAAAGAGGTACATAGACTGGCCTGACTGCGTGTGCgattggttgactctactagtgggggtgttttaGTTCATCCTATTTTTGAATCATCcttggtagttgaagtcaagagGGGTCATCATCTTGATCACGTGCTGATGGAGTTGAAGAACTCggtgttgttaaaaatgaatgagtctttcgCTTTGAGAGGTGATGGCATACCTAGATACAAGGACAGGCTGTGTGTACCGGATATGGATGATTTGCGGACCAGGATTGTggcagaggcccatggttccagatattcaTGGCATAAAGAAGGACATTACTTTatatgtggctaagtgtcctaattgtcagcaggttaaggcagagcatcttaagcctagtggtctgactcagattattgaggttccgacttgtaagtgggaggccattaatatggacttcgtggttggtttTCCAAGGACTAGGAGGtagcatgactccatatggattattgtggacagattgactatgtctgcccacttcatccctgtgaagtctacttatagAGCCGAGAATTATACGAGACTCTACactgatgagattgtgagatggcatgggattcccTTGTCTATTCTTTCAGATAGAGGAGATCAATTTACTTCATATTTCTGGAGATGTTTCAAGAAGATCTAGGGCACGCAGGTAAATCTTAGCActacctttcatcctcagacataTGGGAAGGCAGAGCGCACCATTCATACAGTGGAGGAAATGTTGAGAGTGTGTATGATTGACTTTAAAGGTAATAGGGATTACCATCTTCCTTTGAttgagttctcgtataataatagctatcactccagcattgggatggcaccgtttgaggcactgtatggtaagacgtgtagatctccagttgggtggtttgaggttggagagtcatcatCCATTTTGTGTCtggagatcattcatgaggccttagagaaggtcagaGTGATTATGGACTgttggctactgcttacagCCGAGAGAAATCATATGCAGACAATAGGAGGCGGCCCTTAGaatttgatgttggtgaccacGTTTACTTGAACATATAACCTCTGAAAGGGGTCATGAGATTTCGTAGAAAAGGGAAGCtgagtccgaggtatgtggGTCCATATGAGATCCTATAGCATGTGgttgaggtggcctatgagttagcattgcctGCGGAGGTAGATTCTGTCCATCCAGTCTTTCAtatctctatgttgaagaagtgcctaggtgatccaatATCGATTGTACAtgttgaaggtttgggggtcAATGAAGACTTGTTTTATGAAgaggtacctgttgagatcttagacagacaggtcaagcggctgaggaacagGGAGATTTCAACAGTGAAGGTATTATGAAGAAATTATCTTattgagggtgctacgtgggtggctgaggccgacatgaggTCCCACTACTCTCAGCTTTTCATCTTTTGAGGTTatacttcctactcttaagccTATGTTTGCTTATCTCTTCatattttgttgctattggtTGACTGTGCATAGGGATTATGTTATGATCTGATTGGCTTTTGATTGTGTAGTGGTAGTgccattcgaggacaaatgttcctaaggaggggataatgtaacaaccctaaaatcgAATAGGATAAATATttaaggtgatttaattattctttaaaattataaaattttaagggcataatggtcctttcacttattaattaaaataaatcagattttgtatta
Proteins encoded in this window:
- the LOC138337488 gene encoding uncharacterized protein produces the protein MADRLRDFTRMNPPIFTGSKTSEDPQEFVDEVHMILVAMGATDTDKAELASYQLKDVAQTWYATSLHVEDSRRKRGVRDVRRSRPQDQAGPSYGGHRNNFGIREQPRQGTNACINCGKSGHMVRDCPQNRDQDGGNAQPRPNPQGAEAAEPPKRNKFYALKDREEKEKSGDVVTVLLEVLHDPIVVTTPLEENVKIDSVYNNCPIVVSGKPMCANLIELPMQDFDIILGMDWLQSCYACLDSRSSVVKFSFPNEEEFLEGFSSIASSLTALTKKKVKFEWMETCAKSFQELKDKLTSVPGIAYDSRQLKVHKKNYPTHDLELAVVVFALNKELNLRQRRWLELLKDYDMTVPYHPVKANVVANALSRMIIGTTTHVEDEKKELVKEVKAEHLKPSGLTQIIEVPTCKWEAINMDFVIEEINLLHISGDVSRRSRARSYHSSIGMAPFEALYGKTCRSPVGWFEVGESSSILCLEIIHEALEKHVVEVAYELALPAEVDSVHPVFHISMLKKCLGDPISIVHVEGLGVNEDLFYEEVPVEILDRQVKRLRNREISTVKW